The genomic DNA ccaattaaattaatagttactaattattcttaaattactGAGATGTTACAACATCAACTTAATTCAATGTTACTAGTAGTTAGAACGcttgatcatgtattagttgtgttatattatcattctattgtttattgtgaattctaaattcaattaagcagaaaaatgcaaaaacaaaatcattttctattagttaacattgaaaaatcctattgcccaaaaaaaaaagggattaaAAAAGccattttagtaaaaatatactAAAATGGTTTGGTTGCCCGTCGAGTTTTGAGGCCCACAaaaccttattttctttttattaaaatggttttttctatcttttttttttcttggccattggatttttttcaagtttccaatagtcccaaaaataaattattgtttaaaaattatacttttatttttagataaattttaaaataattacatcaatttaatccaatgttattaGTAGATAGAACacttgatcatgtattggttatgttttattattatttgattgttgtttattgtgaattctaaattcaattaaaccaaaaaatgtaaaagaacatcattttctattgggtgactttcaaaaatcctatggcaaaaaaaacaaaaaagataaaaaaaaacccattttagtaaaaaatcgagttttgtgggccacaaaacccggagCCGGTTTGGctgcccacaaaacccgatttttttttattaaaatgatttttatgatcttttttttttcttagccattgaatttttccaagttattcaatagtcccaaagataaattattgtttagaaattatacttttattcttGGGTACATTCTATAATAATTACATCAacttaatccaatattgttagtagttagaacacttgagtattggttgtgttttattatcattccattgttgtttattgtgaattctaaattcaattaaagcgaaaaatgtaaaaagatattattttatattgggtaactttgaaaaattccatgacccaaaaagaaaaaggatcaaaaaattcattttagtaaaaaatagggttttgtgagCCACAAAACCCGGAACAGGGTTTGgttgcccacaaaacccggAGCTGGATTTTGTGGCAaacaaaacccaattttttttattaaaatggttttttctatttttttttcttttcttggccatggaatttttccaaattatccaatagtctcaaaaataaattattttttaaaaattatacttttatttttgcttaaattttataatcattacatcaactTAATCCATTGCCTTTAGTAGTTAGAattgaaaaatgttaaaaagacATCATGTTCTAttggtaactttgaaaaatccaatatccaaaaaaaaaaaaaaaaaaaatcaaaaagtcaTTTTAGTACAAAATAATGTTTTGTGGGACACAAAACTCGGAGCCGGGTATGGTTGCCCACAAaacttggatttttttttattaaaattgttattttgattttttttctttcctttgccatgggatttttccattttatccaatagttccaaaaataaattattgtttgaaaattaaacttttattttttggataaattttataatcattacatcaatttaatccaatgttattTGTAGTTAAAATAgttgatcatgtattggttgtatttgattatcattctattattgtttattgtgaattttaaattcaattaaatcgaaaaatgtaaaaagatatcattttctattgggtaactttgaaaattcccatggctaaaaaaaaaatagattaaaaaatccaatttagtaaaaaaattggGTTTCCTAGAGCCGGGTTTGGTTGCAcacaaaacccaatttttttttattaaaatagttttttcgatctttttttttcctggccatgggatttttcgaagttatccaatagtcccaaagataaaatattgtttaaaaattatacttttattttttgatacattTTATAATCATTAGATCAacttaatccaatgttgttaatAGTTAGAACATTTGattatgtattggttgtgttttattatcattcaattgttgtttattgtgaattctAAATTCAGTTAAAGCGAGAAATGTAAAAGGACATCATTTTCTATtggataactttgaaaaatcccatagccccccccccccccccaaaaaaaaaggatcaaaaaAGCTATTTTAGAAACAAATTGGGTTTTGTAGGCCACAAAACCCAGAGACGAGTTTGGTtgcccacaaaacctgatttttcttattaaaatgatttttctgatcttttttttttttcttggccattggatttttccaagttatccaatagtcccaaagataaattattgtttaaaaattatacttttattgtTGGGTACAATCTATAATCTTTACATCAACTTAATCTagtgttgttagtagttagaacacttgattgtgtattggttgtgttttattatcatttcaacgttgtttattgtgaattctAAATTGagttaaatcaaaaaatgtaaaaatacatcattttctattgggtaaatttgaaaaatcctatggcccaaaaaattaaaaaaaaaatcaaaaaagttattttagtaaaaaatagtGTTTTGTGGGACACAAACCCAGAGccgagttttgtggcccacaaaacctggaatttttttttattaaaatggtttttttcattttccttcttttcttggctatggaattttttcaagttatccaatgaccccaaaaataaattattgtttaaaaattatacttttatttatgggtaaattttataatcgttacatcaatttaatccaatgttgtttgtagttagaacacttgatcatgtattggttgtgttttattatcattcaattattatttattgtgaattttaaattcagttaagcaaaaaaatgtaaaaaaatatcattttctatttggtaactttcaaaaatcccatgcctaaaaaaaaaaaaggatcaaaaaagccattttagtaaaaaaaattggttttgtGGCCAAAATTTGGTTTTGTGGTCCataaaacctgattttttttattaaaatagttttttgatctttttttttcttggccatgggattttttcaagttatccaatagtcccaaagataaattattgtttaaaagttatacttttaatttttggtatattttataatcattacatcaacttaatccaatgttgttagtagttagaacacttgattatgtattggttgtgttttattattattccattgttgtttattatgaattcTAAATTCagttaaatcaaaaaatgtaaaaaaatataattttctattgggtaactttaaaaaatcccgtggcccaaaaaaaaaaaaaaaagaaagatcaaaaaagtcattttagtaaaaaatcaggttttgtgggccaTAAAACCCGGAGTCGGGTATTGTTGCCCAGAAAACCCGAAGCCGGGTTTTGTTGCTCACAAtacccgatttttttttattaaaataatttttttgatcttttttttttcttggccatgagattttttcaagttatccaatagtcccaaaaataaattattatttaaaaattattttcttatttttgggtaaattttataatcattacattaaCTTAATCCAAATGTTGTTAGTATTTAGAACActtgatcatgtattagttgtgttatattatcattccattgttatttattgtgaattctaaattcaattaagccaaaaaaatataaaaaaaaacatgattttctattgggtaactttgaaaaatcccatggcaaaaaaaaaaaaaagtatcaaaaaagccattttagtaaaaaatcgagttttgtgggccacaaaactcaGAGTCAGATTTTGTGGCCCAgaaaacccaattttttttattaaaatggttttttttatcttttttttttcttttctttgccatgagattttttcaaattattcaatagtcccaaaaataaattattttttaaaaattatacttttatttttgtttaaagttTATAATCATTGCATCAacttaatccaatgttgttagtagttagaacactatcatgtattggttgtgttttattatcattccattgttatttattatgaattattaattcaattaagtcgaaaaatataaaaagacatctttttttattgggtaactttgaaaaatcccatggcaaaaaaaaaaaatatcaaaaaagccattttagtaaaaaattgagttttgtgGCTCGCAAAACCCAAAGCAAgattttgtggcccacaaaactcgattttttttttaaatggttttttggatcttttttttttcttttctctgccatgagattttttcaagttatccaatagtcccaaaaataaattatttttttaaaaattatacttttatttttgtttaaagtttataatcattacatcaactTAATCCAAtcttgttagtagttagaacactatcatgtattagttgtgttttattatcatttcattgttatttattgtgaattcaaaattcaattaagccaaaaaatataaaaagacataattttttattgggtaactttgaaaaatttcatggcaaaaaaaaagtatcaaaaaagcgattttagtaaaaaatcgagttttgtaggccacaaaacccgattttttgttattaaaatggttttttggatccttttttttttcttttctctgccatgaaatttttccaagttatccaatagtcccaaaaataaattattttttaaaaattatacttttatttttgtttaaagttTATAATCATTGCATCAacttaatccaatgttgttagtagttagaacactatcatgtattggttgtgttttattatcattccattgttatttattatgaattcaaaattcaattaagctaaaaaatgtaaaaagacataattttttattgggtaactttgaaaaatttcatggcaaaaaaaaaaaatatatcaaaaaagcgattttagtaaaaaatcgagttttgtgggccacaaaacccgaagtcgggttttgtggccctcAAAACCCGGAGTCGAGTTTTGTGGCCCTCAAAACCcgattttttgttattaaaatggttttttttaacttttttttttcttttctcagctatgggatttttccaagttatccaatagtccaaaaaataaattattgtttaaaaattatacttttatttttaggtaaattttataatcattacatcaatttaatcaaatattattaatagttaTAACACattatcatgtattggttgtgttttattattatacCATTGTTATTTGTTGTGAATTCTAAATTCAATTAACCTGAAAAATGTAAAAGGACATCATTTTCTATttggtaactttgaaaaatccaatgcccccccccccccccccccaaaaaaaaagggatCATAAAAgctattttagtaaaaaatgggttttgtgggccacaaaacccgataacgatgtgcagttttgaaaaattattttttcatgaaaatagtaTAAATCTGGAATGATATCTACcaaaatatgttatattaacAACCACAATCATACTACCCAGCtttaataagcaatgtgaacaaaaaacaaaacaaatagaaatcaaatcaaTTCTTAGAGATTGAGtgagtgaaattgtttgttggagagaaagaaTCTTGTTGAATGAGATTTCAATGAGGTCGATGTGATTGATGAAAAAGGTTGAATGACCCAAtaagcaaaaaaattgaatgtatgaTGAATGACTGAGTTTTGATGGTTtgacaaaggaaagaaagagagtaaCGTAAATGTTAGAAGATGAGAGATAGGGGAAAGACAATATGAAAGAGACaatggtattttggtaaatgaggcTAAGAGCAATGTGGactttctattttaaaatctcattaatggtatttttgatattttacataaaagtaATTACTTTGTTTAAATgattaaaaacgtttttttttctataaaatggatgaaaacgattttatacatttgactcaggttaattatgaatttctcaaaaaaaaaaaaaagataaatacaagaacataaatgtaatcaaaataacaaaaagtttaagGTATCACAAGGAAATAgagtatatttaattaaattaagtcaaaaatataaatttagttccttaaatgtgaaattaaagtatgaatttcacatttcataaatttagttgataaaatatatatttttttctttttttagcgatggatttgtTCAATCGctaatgttttaaatttttaatttatttttttgctaacatttttaattttttttttttcttagtcgTCGCTaacattttaactttttaatttattttttttctattttagagaCGTCTATCACTaaagttttaactttttaatttatctttttcttctttagcGATGGATATCATCCGTCGCTAAACTTttaactatttaatttaattttttttagcgatggataatttcatcactaaagtttctaatttttaatttttttcattcttagCGACGGATATCTTCTGTGGCTaaagttttaacttttttaatttattttccttcttttttagCTATGAATATCTTTCGTTGCTAAAGTTTTaactatttaatttattttttttaacaacgGATAATATTCGttgctaaagtttttaatttttaatttaatttttttcttttttagctatAGATTTCTTTTATtgctaaagtttttatttttattttatttttttcttttttagtgactgatattttctatccctaaattttttaatttttaatttattgtttttgcAATCGATTTTTTCATCgcaaaagttttaaattatttatttatatatttatattttttagtgaagAATTTTTTCAtccctaaatttaaaaatttattaaaaatataacaaattatttagtgaaggaataaattatttagtttccatctctaaattgaaaaaatattagcGATGGAATAAAGTGTCGCAAATTCGTTGCAAAAATTTAGCTACGGATATCCATTGTTAATTAGGGACAgaataattccgtcactaaaatttgtcgttaaaaactatttttcttgtagtaatATAGGTGATCTTTGGCAACCCAAAAACGTAACATGAGTCCATTTGATAGTCACCTCTGCTGCCTCTTGTCGCTGCTTGAAACTGTGCTACCATTGTTGGTTCCCATAATCAGCTTGTCAATCCAGCCATTTCCCATCACCATCTTCCgatttgtttccatttttgcATGCTTATGTAACGCCCAACCCTCTTATTGCCATTTTTATGGCCAGCGAGCCCTAGAGTTATCCAGATATtaagaatgtaattaaatcttattaaatttccACTGCTAGAATAGtaaaatgagttgagttcaattttgttctatatcatttatGAAATGACCTTCTTTGAGTATTCGGAAGCGAGCCCTACATTTGTTGTGTTTCAAGCatcactttttcttctttttagtttttcaaccttaattattttcGATTCAATGGTCGATTGTGAAATCTGATTGCATCCACTCTTCTCGATTATACTTATTTCAACATCCATCTTTTGATTGGTTGCAATCGTTTAAGTTTAGATTTGAATAactttttgtttcatttgttGATTTCAGACGTAATTGTGTTTTACAAGTTTGCAATAAGCACATCTACGACGCGTAATATTGGGCCTCACCTAATTTAACTTCAGAACTAGCGACTGCAGATTCATAGAGAATATTTTGTAGCTCGTGAGATTCTCTTGTTACACAAGCGACAGGCAGCCTCCCTTAAaatgaaattgttttaaaataaagCTTTTTGAGTGAATGGAATTATGGCCGTTCCATGAAGGGGATGAAAGGAAGAAGCAAGCAGGAGCAGAGCATGAGAAGAGCCAGAAGAGAAACAGAGAAAGCAGATTACTAACTTTGATTgagaccaaaaaataaaaataaaaataaaaataaaaataaaaatttaaaaataaaaattaaattttaattttaattaataaaactgTGGGCTTAATTATCCCTCTTATATGCAACTAACTCATAATATAACTGCCAAACCCTGCTAGGTTTAtgaatccaaaatggattaggatatGGTTTCTGTAACCCACACAAGGTTTTTGAATCCATTAAGGAATAACGCTTcctaattttgtttttgcttggcTATTACATTATATTGGAAACAATTAGTAAGGTGGAGtaatattagataattatataattgagtatgatttaaagtttttgtttccaaaattgCTAAAACCAATAAAACATTACCGATTACATATAAACTACCtaaaaaacttaataaaaaacataaactaattatttttacttagcAACAGCCAAAATAAATAGCTTAACTAAACCCCACAATGAAGTTCCGGTAACATTTTACGAAGCATCCTATAAGCCATGAGTTTATATGTTCTTTGCGTCGAGTGAATTCCATCCCAACTAATATATTGATTAGGATTTGAACAAACTGGAACATCCTGCTCTCCACACATCTTATCGAGATTGAAATTGTAGTCTCCTCCGATTCCACAACATGATTTTTGGATCCACTTTAAATCAAATCCTGCATGCAACAAAGAAAAAAGGGCGCTAAAGATTTAATACTTGTTAAGAGGTGtgtatctttttaaatttttatgtgtaACTTGAAGTGATCAACTCACCGAAAATAGCAAAATTCTTGAGAAGCCACTTGTACGCATTGTAGTAGTCCCCATACACAATATTTACATGAGAGAATTCTTTTCTTAACTCTTCAATGACTTCTTGTAGATGATTATTGTGATACTTTGCAAAATCGTTTAGTCGCCTAAGACAACGGTGTTCATCATAGGCTTGAGTAGCATTGGTGTTAAATGCCGTCAAGTAAATTGGAAGACAACCTATTGGAAAATTACCCGGAACAATGATTCTAACGGCTCCATGACTAATAACTCTCTGTATATAAGATGACAATTTTAGAATTAAAGTTGAATAGATAAGCATTTActcaaattaaacataaaaaactatatataacagctatgctaattaaaaaatgcatcataaaaaaaatacctttattGCATCGGTTATTTCTTGGACAATCTCGGGTACCATACTCATCACTTGTTCAATACTTTTACCTTGGAGTAGTGCGTAATTGTAATCATTTCCTCCTATTTCCCCAACCATGAATAGagaatttttaagtttttctaCACAATCtgtcagccaaaaaaaaaaggtaaataagtaaaataagaaCATAAATATTGAAAGTGAAGTTTCGATcctttatgtaaattttgaattatgccAATATTCTACCCCTTTCTGAGTAGCAAATTGAACTAAAATGGGAAGTCATCCAATCCAGTTGAATGCCAAGAGAGCTTGTAGTTACTGGAGACACAATATTTTTGCTTGCAAGATGTTCTGTTGATAATGCAGTAGAACCAGCTACAGCAAAGTTCACTCCGTGTCTAAAATTGGCATCCATATTTTTGTAGGGATTGAGGAGTGGAAGTCCAGCTGCATTTGctgtaaataaaaatacaaaaagatatGATATAAGTAATTAACTCAAGAATGTTAAAACTAGTCATTCCTTGAAATTTTCATTCACCATTTACGAATCACATATAGATATTGGAAAAACACGTCGTAAACGCTTAATAGATAAATACATACCAATATAATCAATCATGAGAAGACCATTGGAGCAGCGGCCGGTTGCTTTTTTGAAGAAGGTCATGCCGTATGGAAGTTTTGCAAAGGGAGTGGTAGATCCAAAAGGTTCGCGTATTAAGTTTCCAGTATCAGATATAGAATCTCCAAGTTGGTAAATCTGGTCGAGGTGACAAGCTTTGAGTGAATGGGCGTTGGATGaaggagagagaaggaagaagaaagagaaggctATGAGAAGCGTAATAGAAAACAATCGGGTGGAAGCCATGATTGCAGAAGAAGAGGCAGATTAGAATGTAGAATGAATGTCTCAGATGACATGAGACCGCTCGACTTATAATACAGAATAAGGGCCTCTCATAAACCTATCAGATTTGTGAATCTAAAATGGATTGGAATATGGTTTCCTAATTAAATCCACCAGGTTTATGAATTCATCCACAAAATCCAAAACCATATTTCTTATCAATCAAACATTTAGATACATTTGGATTTGGAGATATGGCcgtaaattatttgaattatcaaaatttgaaattaatatctctctatctatctatctataaaACTCTTTTAATTCAGATTCAGTAGCAATGATGATTCTGATCCATATTTACGATCGAACGTCAAACAATTTCACGCGGGCCCCTTTCTTTTGCGCTCTGCTGCTCACCGCCGAAAATGCCGGAACAACGCCACAATTGCAgcttctcatcttctcctccgACAAAGATCCAtcatttttttcctctctttctaaGCCCTTCTCGCTTGTGGCCTCAGAACGGAAGAAAAGATGGCTTTTTATAGGCGATCTTTGGCAACCCAAACACGTAACATGAGTCGCCTCGACAGTCACCTCTGCTGCCTCTGGTCGCCGCTTGAAACCGCACTATCGCTGCTGGTCCCCTCAATCAGCTTGTCCATCCAGCCATTCCCCGTCGCCATCTTCAGGTCTGTTACCATTTTTGCATGCTTATGTAACGCCCAACCCTTTCTCCGTCCGGCCATTGCCatatttggtcaatttttcttggttttttcAAGATTTATTCATCGTTTCCAGTTTTCAATCCATTGTGAAAAAATCCGAGAGATCCATTTTAGATTTGACAATTCCTTAATCAGTGTTCTGTATTAATATTTTAGTCAGTTATAGTAAGAAATTAACGCAAAATATACTTAGGTATTCTCTTTTATATCATTTATGGGCATTGTAAAACACTTTAATTTGATTCACAATTATTTGTTCAAAATCTTAGCTCAAACCTAAGTtgtttgtctcgtgtttcaagcatctctcttttttttttttttcttaatttttcaagcttaattatttttaattcagcCGTcgattttgaaatttgattacATTACATCGTTCTCGATTATACCTATTTAAACATCTATCTTTTAATTAGTTATAAtcgtttaaaatttaaatttgaataactTATGTTTTATTGTCGATTTTAGACGTATacttatattatattgtatGAGTTTGTAATAATCACATTTACTATACTTATTATTGGGTTTCACCTAATTTAACTAAATTTGGTTAGCTTCGTTaacttaacaaaattaatttatttttataattttttaactaatttcaCTTAACCTCAATGCTTTGTAAATCCATATTTGACTATGATGGGGGTTGGTGGTTAGTCAAATTAGCGCTAAATTTCTTTtccagtctctctctctctctctctctctgctttgtCTATTCCTTGTCTATCGATTTTCAAAACCTATTGATAGGTTTTGGAAATCTGAAATTAATtggtttcaaattttaaaaaatcaaacccatggatgaatcatttctctctctctctctctctcctttatttattatttaattttaattatcttaatcaatattaaactaattaatatttaattaatttaacttaaattaattcaaaattgacaaagatatctcaaaaaaaaaaaaaagaagaaaaaaaaaccaaactaTGGAGACTTtcgaaattattattaaattataagaaatatcTCCACAGGTATCACAAATGAGGGAAAAATTAGATGTAATTTACTTGTTTTAGTCtacaaattatttaatatgcACAATCACTACTCACAAAGATGAAAAATTCATATATGTCACAgcgaagggaagggaagggaagggaagctTATCAGTTATCACAACCTGAATATAAAtctttttacatatttttctctttgagtTTCCAATCCCAACGAAGAAGAGTCCAGAAAAGCGAAAGAGCCTGATTTAGCATTCAAGCAAATCAACCAGATCTCATTGACCgacctctccccccccccccccccccccccctctatCTCtgcttttttttccttcaatttgGTGCGATCACGAATCAATCCTATTTCTCGATCTCCTTCGAACGCAGGTTCGCAATCAGATCTCATCTACACCTCTCTGATCCAACGCATTTCTCACCGCCCTATTCCCCTGATTTCGTCATTCCCATTCGCATCACCTTTGAATTTGataattattagtttttgttGCTATTTGAGATCAATCCCCCAACGAGAAATTCCACGACATGAACTCCAACTACGGGAAATCCAACAAACCCTCGTCCCTCAACAACTACGGCTTCGATTTCGGAGGACTCGGCTCCAATCGTTCCCGACCTCTCAACGAGCAGAAGAGCCAAACAGCTTCTTCATTCACTTCTTCCCAATCCAAGCCCAATACCTCGTCTTCTTGGCAGCCTAGGCCGTCCTGGACTCACCAACCGGCGGCGATTCAGCCGGCTCCCCCGCTTGAATGGTCCATCCTCGATGGTCGGCGACATATTCGGGAAGACCTGGTCTTCGTCTTCCTCCTCATCGACCGCCACCTCCTCCAGCATCGGAATTGCCAATAAGAACCCTAATTTGTTCGGAGACCTTGTTGGATCTGCGTTAGGGCAAAGTAAGGCTAATAGCAACGTACCTTTGAAGGTTGCCGCGCCTGTCTCTGCATCGGGATCGAACAAGGGTGCATATTCCATGGGGAATTTAGCAGATTCGCTGCCGAAGACTGGTAATTTGGCGAAGGGAAGCGGTAATTGGGGCTCTTCGGAGAGTTTTGGGAGTTATACAAGTGCAAACAATAGTAGTGCCAATACTAGTAATGTCAATAGCATGAAAAGTGGGACTGTTGGGGGTCCGGCAATGAGGAGTGGAGGTGGGATGGGTTCAAATAAGGACCCATTTGGTTCCTTGGTTGATTTTGGATCAAAGCCAATGGGAAGTTTGAATTCAGCCACCAAAggcactaataataataattccaCTTCAAAGGATGATGCCTTTGGATATTTTCAGAATGCTTCAAAATCAAGCACACCTACATTTGATCCTTTTCCTCAGGTTAAAAGCAATCCCGTGGGAtcaaattctggttcttattcAAGAATGGATGATTTTGCTGTCCCTACCCCTCAGAATCAGCCTCCTGTTCAGTCATCTGGTGGCGATGTCTTTGACTCGCTGTTTACCTCATCCTCGGCCTCTGTTGGGGGCTCAACTAATATTTCTGAAGAAATTGGGAGCCAGCAGTTTTCTGGTGGTGATGATTGGGGAATGGATACAGGATTGGGGGAGGGAATGACACAGGTGGGACAACTGAGCTTGAAGGTCTTCCTCCACCACCTACAGGTTTTTCGGCAACAGCTGCAAAGAATAAAGGGATGGATAACTACAAGCAGGGACAGTATGCTGATGCCATAAAGTGGCTTTCTTGGGCTGTGATTCTTCTTGAGAAGGCTGGTGATGATGCTGCTACCATGGAGGTCTTATCCAGCAGAGCTTCGTGTTACAAAGAAGTTGGGGAGTATAAAAAAGCTGTCGCAGATTGTACAaaggtattatatatatat from Diospyros lotus cultivar Yz01 chromosome 4, ASM1463336v1, whole genome shotgun sequence includes the following:
- the LOC127799198 gene encoding acetylajmalan esterase-like, whose translation is MASTRLFSITLLIAFSFFFLLSPSSNAHSLKACHLDQIYQLGDSISDTGNLIREPFGSTTPFAKLPYGMTFFKKATGRCSNGLLMIDYIANAAGLPLLNPYKNMDANFRHGVNFAVAGSTALSTEHLASKNIVSPVTTSSLGIQLDWMTSHFSSICYSERDCVEKLKNSLFMVGEIGGNDYNYALLQGKSIEQVMSMVPEIVQEITDAIKRVISHGAVRIIVPGNFPIGCLPIYLTAFNTNATQAYDEHRCLRRLNDFAKYHNNHLQEVIEELRKEFSHVNIVYGDYYNAYKWLLKNFAIFGFDLKWIQKSCCGIGGDYNFNLDKMCGEQDVPVCSNPNQYISWDGIHSTQRTYKLMAYRMLRKMLPELHCGV